The window AAATAAGGGAGAAAAAGTAAGTATCAACGATACAATAAAATTCCTCATAGACTTTTATGACAAGAGTAAAGAGGTAAAAAAAGATCCTCAATTATTGCTCTCACTACTCGGTTCAATGAAAGGGATTAGGGAAGAATTAGAGAAGGCTAGGGAAGAAGATGAAAGCAATTATTGATACCGGCGTTCTAGTTGAAATTCTTGAGGGCTCAGATATAGGAGAAAAGATAACAAGATTAATTATCCAAAACCAAATTGAGCCCCTAATAACAGACCTTACCTTGACAGAGCTACAATATGTTACATGTAGAAAATATGGGAATAAGAGGTCAAGCGAAGTTATTCAAAAACTACTAAAAAGCGGATTTTTCGGAATAGTTGATAGTATGAGGTTTGCTAGGAAGGCTGCTGAAATAAAATGTGCCCACAGTCTTTCTATAGTGGATGCGTTTAATATAGGAGCTGCTCAAGAACTGAAAATCAACGCTATATTCAAAAAAGAGAAAGAGATAGATAAAAGCATATCAAACGTTGTCTTCGCGGATGAGCTATAACGTAGAATAGTTAATATGATTGGAATTAGTGTTTTGTCATAATTTCTAAAATTGGTAGAGAAGGACAGTGCTGTGAGGAGAGAAGGAAAAGGTGATGAAATATAAATTTGTATTCCTGTTATTGATTATCTCTTTTGGATAATCACTATTTCTTGAAGGGTTTTAACATAGACTTACTACAGGTAAGGAAATAGTTGTTTTTAACGACTATTTTTATTATTTCCACTCATTTTCATTAGTTAGGTCTCTTCATCTAGACCAGTAAATAACAGGAGATTAAAACTAGATCTAAACCCAGAGAGAAGGATATTACGAACATGGATATTACAACTCAAAGCA is drawn from Sulfolobus acidocaldarius SUSAZ and contains these coding sequences:
- a CDS encoding VapB-type antitoxin, whose protein sequence is MSTLVRVDDEVKRSLIRISSELQQNKGEKVSINDTIKFLIDFYDKSKEVKKDPQLLLSLLGSMKGIREELEKAREEDESNY
- a CDS encoding twitching motility protein PilT, producing MKAIIDTGVLVEILEGSDIGEKITRLIIQNQIEPLITDLTLTELQYVTCRKYGNKRSSEVIQKLLKSGFFGIVDSMRFARKAAEIKCAHSLSIVDAFNIGAAQELKINAIFKKEKEIDKSISNVVFADEL